GCGTTATTATATTTAACACATTTAAGTGATAATGTGGTTAATATTTTGCCCTTAAATTTAAATTTTTTAGAAACATATAGTTCACAAGAAGTAATGCAGAATTATGGAAGTAGTTATAATATAAATTTTTTATTATTTAACACAGGATTTTTATTTCTCTTTCTATTTGCTAAATCTACTTTAATGTTAAATAATACCTTTAAAAGCCTTCTTAATATGTATATTTTATCTTCAGGAGTATTCTTCCTTTTTGGTTTTGT
This window of the Halobacillus sp. Marseille-Q1614 genome carries:
- a CDS encoding EpsG family protein, translated to ALLYLTHLSDNVVNILPLNLNFLETYSSQEVMQNYGSSYNINFLLFNTGFLFLFLFAKSTLMLNNTFKSLLNMYILSSGVFFLFGFVAFADRIAGYSWLLIPLLIAVLIKNIKITINKAVLLSFILIIGILTTPLIHAFFVY